Sequence from the Fodinibius salicampi genome:
CTTGACGTTATATCCCAATTCTGCCAGGCTTGCTGCCGCAGACCCACCGGCTAAACCGGTACCTACAACAATAATATCGTGTTTACGTTTATTATTAGGAGCAACCAGTTTTATATCTTGCAAATGATTAGACCATTTTTGTTCTAATGGTCCTTCAGGTACTTTTGAGTCTAATTTCATAAGTCTAATAGTGGATTTACAAAATAATTATTGGCATTGAATAAGTGCTGCTTCACAGCCTCCGCCAAAATAGATATAAAGAGGAATAATCAGGAAGCCGACCGCCATTAAGATGGCAAATATAACACCAACAGTATAAATAAGAGCTGAATATTGATTGTGTTTCATCGTCAAGGAGGTAAATGCACTCCAAAATCCATGTCCCAGATGGAATCCAAGTAACAGCATAACAGCTGTATACCCGAAAGCCCAAATAGGCTGCTGAAATGTTGAAATCATCAATCCTTTCAGATCTCTGGCTTCTTCACCGCTGGGCAAGGTAACCATCTCGGTTGCCCCAAATTTAAAGGTATCAATATGAATCACTAAAAATACCAGTAAAACTATGCCGGTAAAAATCATTGAGCGTGCCGCCCAGGTCTGGTGGCTGGGACCACCCTTAGTCTGATACTTTTCATAGCCCTTGGGACGTGCTTTTCGGCGATTCCACCAAATTGAAATGCCGATATAGGCGTGCAAAAGAAAAGCAATCGCCAAACCTGCTTCAAGGATATACAAAAGCCAGCCCATACTTTCGAGTGTATAGGCTGCTTCGTTAAAGGCATGTACATCTCCAAAAATCTGAAGATTGGTGGCTAGATGGAAAATAATAAACACAATTAAGCCAACACCAGTAATACCTGTTAATATTTTTCTACCAACCTGCGATTTAAGCGCTTTCAGAATTGATGCCATCACTAATATTAATGGTTAAAAGTACCGTTTATCCGTCCATTTACACCAACGTTCGGATCTGTTACCAAGGCATAGAAGATGAGGCGAAATGGATAAAAAGGCAAGACATAGAATAACCTATATAAGATATAGATCTTATTCAGAAATATTCTAAATTGGCAGTCATGATTATTAATTGATAATTGGGTATTTGTTCATAATTTATTGTCAAGTTTCCAACACAGGTAAAACATTTCAGCATTGAAAACGGTTCAGAAAACCAATAAAACGTCTTTTCGGGAAAAGGGGTCCAAATTCATCGGCTACC
This genomic interval carries:
- a CDS encoding succinate dehydrogenase cytochrome b subunit; amino-acid sequence: MASILKALKSQVGRKILTGITGVGLIVFIIFHLATNLQIFGDVHAFNEAAYTLESMGWLLYILEAGLAIAFLLHAYIGISIWWNRRKARPKGYEKYQTKGGPSHQTWAARSMIFTGIVLLVFLVIHIDTFKFGATEMVTLPSGEEARDLKGLMISTFQQPIWAFGYTAVMLLLGFHLGHGFWSAFTSLTMKHNQYSALIYTVGVIFAILMAVGFLIIPLYIYFGGGCEAALIQCQ